GCAGATTTGTATGAATGAAAAACTGATTTTATCCCCCGACGTTGTCAGTTGAGTTAGGCGGTTGTGTTACGAGCTGTTCAACAGGTGGAACGAATGGCGGGGTTATAAATGTATAAGTCTCCGACTATATCCACACTATTGACTAGAATATATGTGATCTTTTTATAATAGGATAATCATCTCGTAACACGCGCGTTCGATTACAGACATCTACCTTATGATGTTTTTGTTCAAAACAATGTGATCTGTCAGGCATGTTTTTGTTCAAAACAATGTGATCTGTCAGGCATATGAGCAGCGTGGCTCGACTTCGTTTCACCTGTCCTTCGTTCATCTGTCTTTTATCTGTACGACACGTGAGGGTCATTGTTCAGTCCCGTAATTCTGAAACGCAAAACACTCCATTTAGATATAAGGTGCAATACAACTCCTATTTAACCGCTAGGTGGAGTGTCGGGTTCATTCTAAATGTGTTATCTATGTAATGCGTGTTTTGAATTTGGCCAGACctaattttaaaataactgtAAAGTATTTCTCCTTGGAACATACCACACGTTCCGTGGCAGACCAGTACTTTACGGAGATGATCGCTAGGTCCCTACGCCTGTCGTCTCTGATTACTGGGAGAAGTCCGCGCTGCAGTTTCCAAGCACGCATCTGAAATTCGGAATTCATGATACCCaagctgtaaacaaacaaagcaaGTTATGATTATATTGTGTGTTAgagttaatttttattattcttattgtgtgttagagttaatttttattattcttcGAGTAAGTATGATACAATTTTGATTCCTATTTATAAGCATATCTTCTCTTcgaaaacaattataaaatgaacaaaataaagCTCTCTACTGTTCTAAAGACtgtaaagaattaaaaataatcgGGCTATCTCAAAATCTCAAATTACGAGGGATAAAGTTTCCAAAGCACAACTCCGATTCAACTCTAACTcgaaataatataattaatttatttctaaaTGAACACTCAATGTTATAGGTTACTGACTGACCTGAGGTTGGAGCAGTAAATTTTACAAATGTCACCGTAGCTACGGAAGGAAAAGTACATACTTAATGAAATGGTCCTTCTCATTGTAACTGGCGTCAACACGTAAATAAAACAGCCATCAAACACACTTTAACCTTTGTTAAACTCCTTGATTATTAGTAAAGAGTACAACTTACAACCAGAAAAGAAGTGATCTTTTTCTGATAGGTGAGTTCAcagtatactgtaaaccaacacaTTTACTCGTGCTTTTGAATTTCGCGGGCGATAATTTTTTAACTTAAATTGTCGCGAAACTGTTTTAGATAAAGTAAAGAAGAACCCAAAAAGTTCTTTGGATTTCAGGATCGTGAAATCAATTTAGCGTGAATTCATCCTTAGGCATTGAAACGTAAAATCGTGTCGCGAAAATAAGAGTAAAAACAGTGGTTAACAGAACAGAAGCATGACAGCCAAAATAATAGGCTTAGTGGTTAACAGTAGTATGGCAGCCAAATTAACAGGCTTAGTGGCTAACAGTGGTATGGCAGCCAAATTAACAGGCTTAGTGGTTAACAGTGGTATGGCAGCCAAATTAACAGGCTTAGTGGTTAACAGTAGTACGGCAGCCAAATTAACAGGCTTAGTGGTTAACAGTGGTATGGCAGCCAAATTAACAGGCTTAGTGGTTAACAGTAGTATGGCAGCCAAATTAACAGGCTTAGTGGTTAACAGTAGTATGGCAGCCAAATTAACAGGCTTAGTGGTTAACAGTAGTATGGCAGCCAAATTAACAGGCTTAGTGGTTAACAGTGGTATGGCAGCCAAATTAACAGGCTTAGTGGTTAACAGTGGTATGGCAGCCAAATTAACAGGCTTAGTGGTTAACAGTAGTACGGCAGCCAAATTAACAGGCTTAGTGGTTTACAGTAGTATGGCAGCCAAATTAACAGGCTTAGTGGTTAACAGTAGTATGGCAGCCAAAT
This portion of the Argopecten irradians isolate NY chromosome 6, Ai_NY, whole genome shotgun sequence genome encodes:
- the LOC138326506 gene encoding uncharacterized protein, which translates into the protein MAAKLTGLVANSGMAAKLTGLVVNSGMAAKLTGLVVNSSTAAKLTGLVVNSGMAAKLTGLVVNSSMAAKLTGLVVNSSMAAKLTGLVVNSSMAAKLTGLVVNSGMAAKLTGLVVNSGMAAKLTGLVVNSSTAAKLTGLVVYSSMAAKLTGLVVNSSMAAKLTGLVVNSSMAAKLTGLVVNSSMTAK